A section of the Enterobacter sp. C2 genome encodes:
- the rplP gene encoding 50S ribosomal protein L16 codes for MLQPKRTKFRKVHKGRNRGLAQGTDVSFGTFGLKAVGRGRLTARQIEAARRAMTRAVKRQGKIWIRVFPDKPITEKPLEVRMGKGKGNVEYWVALIQPGKVLYEMDGVPEELAREAFSLAAAKLPIKTTFVTKTVM; via the coding sequence ATGTTACAACCAAAGCGTACAAAATTCCGTAAAGTGCACAAAGGCCGCAACCGTGGTCTGGCGCAGGGTACGGATGTTAGCTTCGGCACTTTCGGTCTGAAAGCTGTTGGCCGTGGTCGTCTGACTGCCCGTCAGATCGAAGCAGCACGTCGTGCAATGACCCGTGCAGTTAAGCGTCAAGGTAAGATCTGGATCCGTGTATTCCCGGACAAACCGATCACTGAGAAGCCGCTGGAAGTTCGTATGGGTAAAGGTAAAGGTAACGTGGAGTATTGGGTTGCCTTGATTCAGCCAGGTAAAGTCCTGTATGAAATGGACGGTGTTCCTGAAGAGCTGGCCCGTGAAGCATTCAGCCTGGCAGCAGCGAAACTGCCGATTAAAACCACCTTTGTAACTAAGACG
- the rplV gene encoding 50S ribosomal protein L22, producing the protein METLAQHRHARSSAQKVRLVADLIRGKKVSQALDILTYTNKKAAVLVKKVLESAIANAEHNDGADIDDLKVAKIFVDEGPSMKRIMPRAKGRADRILKRTSHITVVVSDR; encoded by the coding sequence ATGGAAACTTTAGCTCAACATCGCCATGCTCGTTCTTCTGCTCAGAAGGTTCGCCTTGTTGCTGACCTGATTCGCGGTAAGAAAGTGTCGCAGGCCCTGGACATCCTGACCTATACCAACAAGAAAGCTGCGGTATTGGTTAAGAAGGTACTGGAATCTGCCATTGCTAACGCTGAACACAACGATGGCGCTGACATTGACGATCTGAAAGTTGCGAAAATTTTCGTAGACGAAGGCCCGAGCATGAAGCGCATTATGCCGCGTGCGAAAGGTCGTGCAGATCGCATCCTGAAGCGCACCAGCCACATCACTGTGGTTGTGTCCGATCGCTGA
- the rpsC gene encoding 30S ribosomal protein S3, with product MGQKVHPNGIRLGIVKPWNSTWFANTKEFADNLDSDFKVRQYLTKELAKASVSRIVIERPAKSIRVTIHTARPGIVIGKKGEDVEKLRKVVADIAGVPAQINIAEVRKPELDAKLVADSITSQLERRVMFRRAMKRAVQNAMRLGAKGIKVEVSGRLGGAEIARTEWYREGRVPLHTLRADIDYNTSEAHTTYGVIGVKVWIFKGEILGGMAAVEQPEPAAQPKKQQRKGRK from the coding sequence ATGGGTCAGAAAGTACATCCTAATGGTATTCGCCTGGGTATTGTAAAACCATGGAACTCAACCTGGTTTGCGAACACCAAAGAATTCGCTGACAACCTGGACAGCGATTTTAAAGTACGTCAGTACCTGACTAAGGAACTGGCTAAAGCGTCTGTATCTCGTATCGTTATCGAGCGTCCGGCTAAGAGCATCCGTGTGACCATTCACACCGCTCGCCCGGGTATCGTTATCGGTAAGAAAGGCGAAGACGTAGAAAAACTGCGCAAGGTCGTAGCGGATATCGCTGGCGTTCCTGCACAGATCAACATCGCCGAAGTGCGTAAGCCTGAACTGGACGCAAAACTGGTTGCTGACAGCATCACTTCACAGCTGGAGCGTCGTGTGATGTTCCGCCGTGCAATGAAGCGTGCTGTACAGAACGCAATGCGTCTGGGCGCTAAAGGTATCAAAGTTGAAGTTAGCGGCCGTCTGGGCGGCGCGGAAATCGCACGTACCGAATGGTACCGCGAAGGTCGCGTTCCGCTGCACACGCTGCGTGCGGACATTGACTACAACACCTCTGAAGCGCACACCACTTATGGTGTAATCGGCGTTAAGGTATGGATCTTCAAAGGTGAGATCCTGGGTGGTATGGCTGCTGTTGAACAACCGGAACCGGCTGCTCAACCTAAAAAGCAGCAGCGTAAAGGCCGTAAATAA